A segment of the Lycium barbarum isolate Lr01 chromosome 7, ASM1917538v2, whole genome shotgun sequence genome:
AAAGGCGACTTTGTACTCAGGGGTACTCGAACCTATGACCCCTTGTTAAATTATCGATCTTACCACTTGAAATCGATAGACCAAatctaagattttttttttcttttatgggcTAGAAAATCTTCATCATGTTAACTTTGGTCATGTGTATTTATTGaatgcaaattaaaaaaaaaaaatcatttcgaTCATAATTCTTAATCATTTCGTGACACCGAGCTATCTTGGATTGAACCATCTATGATGGAAGGGGCTAATGCACATAAAAGAAGTTAAAATAAATGAATATGTTCATGCATCTTGCTTTAATATAAAAATTAACTCGACCaataaaaaatagtttttggccaaagcccaaaaaaataaaaaataaaataaataaaatgaccCACTTCAATTGCCAACCAGATGATCTTAGCTTACCGGGAACAACAAAATACTCGTACCATAATGACTGCTATTTCATGTTATATGTTTTCTTGTATTGAGATTAGATTAACAATCAATTATCAAGTTCAACAGTGATAAATGTAAGCAGAAGAGGATAATTTCATATATCGGTCCAACTTCCAAGTGATGAGTGGCTCTAGTAGATAGATAAGTGAAGTCACTTTAAATTAAAGCCTCTATAAATCATTTTTCACCtttattaatttttttcattGGTCTTTGGCATTAACTGTAGCAGCAAATGGCAAAACTATATGTTAAATGATTGACATATAATATCAAAGATTGAATAAATTAATTTTATCGGAACTGTGTGTTAATTAGAAAACAGTTGTGTTTCTTAGACTTTGCACTAGTGGAGAGTAGTTTGTGATATTAACGTATCATCTTTTCTCGAATTAATTAAACATATTCTAAACGTGAGTTatgatgatattttttttttcttttcttttcacttGTTAGGCCAAGAGTTCGAGAGATCCAAATACTCTCCCACACTTGAAAAAATCGAAGTAATGGTATATGATCTTAGCTTTATTTCTAATTTCCACCAATGAATAATAATTCATGCACTACCAGAAATTGAGCCTATGGCAACAGATTGTTTAGCCACAGTTCTTAAACCgttgttgtagatgttatattgcAACGGTTAAAACCGTTGCCAAAAGGTTTTGGGGACACGGGTACAGGTTAATAATTAAACCGTTGCCACTGTACAAAACCGTCGCTATAGGTTTACCTATAGCAACACATTTGTTAACCGTTGCTGTTAATGTTATCTGTGACAGCTATTAAATGAAATATTTTATCTATTGGAACGGTTTTAATTCCCTCCACCCTTTAATTTCCCCGCTCTATTTTTTGCTTAACCTGCCAAaatcatttcttttcttttctttttacattTATTTGCTAAATCAAAACTAATATGTCTTCTCTTTCATCGGATGAACGTATCAAACAAAAAAATCCTCTCCATTAACGATTCTCCATCAGAACTCCTCTCCGTCAGAACTCCTCATTTCATCTTCTCTGTATATTGTTgtttggtctttttcaactgaatTTTCAAAATATTAGTGTAGTTAATTTCTAGGGTTGAAGCTGCTAAATGGTTAGAAGAAGTGGTTGTTTGAGAAATCTAAGAAGACATATTTGAGACATCATTAGCTGAAGAAATTGTAAGTTCTTTGCTGATTATTTTTGAATTTCTTCTTCAAtctcttattttttctttaatctgTGAGGTGTGGGTAGTGTATTTGATATAAGCTAAGTTCAGGAAACTCGTATATAAGCTAAAAAATAGAACCCCTTTTGTGATATTCAGCCAACAATTAATTTGGGTCCTTGTCGAAGTGGGTTTGAAATAATTTTAAGCCTTTTGGTTGGGTCTTTGCTTTGCTTGGTTCTACAATATCACTTTTCTTCCCTATTTTTGTTGTCAAAAGAAAAAGCTGAGATTTGCCttttttccttttactttctCTGCAATTTCACTCTTGTTGGGTGCATTTTATAGTGGCGATTTCATATAGTGTGGTGAAATTGTTTTCTCTGGACCTGATGTTGGATCTAAACTTGTTTCTTCTTGTAATTTTTTGTATAACTTTAATCGACCATATCTTGAGTGACTAAAAATTACCATGGAAGTGGCTATAAAGTATAGAATGTTTATCTTTTTCTCGACATGGTGTTTTTGAATGGCTGAAAAGATACAGTCAACAAGCCAGATTATTGCTGCTCTGCTTCGTAAATGTAGTTACAGAGGAAAATTTTATTGGTTTCAGTTAGTAGAATAATgtatttttggaacaatattcaTGTGATTAAATTCAAAGGAGAAGGCATTAAGTCAAATAGTAAATGAAGAAATCTCTTTAGGTACAGGGAAGTGGAAGACAAAGGAGAAACGTTTATGCAATATTGTGTTCTGGTCCAAATAAAAAAGGTTCATATAGTGTAttttattgctattctagatccTAAAATTTGAAATAAGCCACCTGCCACATGCAAATAAGCCTACATATTGTCATATAATTGCTTGACCTAttggtttgttgttgatgatgtgaaAAGAATTCAATGGTCTTGGCTAACAGGAAAAAGAAAGTTTTTTCTTTAAGGATTTTGATTGTTCTCCCAGAGTCCCAAGTGTTCTTCAACGACACTTTATCACGTCATAAACGACTGGTTCGACATCGCAGAGCACAGTTTTTTCTTTAAGGGTGTTGACTGTTCTCCCAGAATCCCAAGTGTTCTTCTACGACACTTTGGTCACTTCGTAGACGACTAGTTCGACATCGCAGAGCCCGTGAATCGCTAGTGTGAGGTAAGGACTTTTGATTTCTTCATGTCCCTTCATCTTTTTCTTCGTTTTCATTAAAATTGTGATTTTGGTTTGTTCAAATTATTGAGTTTTTGTCTCAATATTTTTACAATATCTGGTTGCTTATTTTCCTATTATATCATTTAAAGTAGATAAGAAATGGATGGAACTACTTCAATTTAGTAAATATCTAGTGAAATGTGTGAGCTTTACTATTTTCGAATAGCTAAATCATGGTTATTACTAATTTCCTGAAGTTAATGCTATGTCTAAGGTTGGAGTGTTCCAATTTAGGACTTGATGATGTCTTGAGTTGGTGCTACAAAAGCCTAAACTATGTATGTGgtaaaaaaacaaaaacttgATAAAATGAGTTAATGATAGAATTCTGCATGCAATGTTGTGTCCTGCTGCTCATCTTATTGGTCACACCAGGTGTAAAACTGCAGTAACTCATACTGCTATTGCACTGCATTCCATCAGTACTTGTGTCAATCAAATTGTTTCCCAAGCTTGGCCCCTTGATGCACAACTTGACCAACTATCCTCTCAAGAAATTACTCAGTATCTTAGTGTAATTCTTTTGCTTGACTGATGTGTTGTAAAAAACCAGCAACAATACGAGGAGACTGTTAGAAGCTGCAACTTGCTACACTTCCAGGATTGCCTCTCATTGTGTGACTCTGCATAATTTCTTTGTTGTTTCCATGCAAAAGTCATGTATCCATATTCCACATGAAAAACAGCAACCATTTGAATCCTGCACAACTTAACTATAATGTAGCTCTTTTGCTTCAATGAAATTTCTGGAGGAAACTAGCACCAGTGCAAATTTTCAACTACTGCATACTCCCTAAAGCCAATACCATTTCCACATATAGTCAATTCTTCAGCAGGATGAGCATATAATGCTAATACCACACACTGAAGAAGAGTCAATACATAGATCCTGTATGACCATACTGTCTATCTAACTAGTAACAGCAACCCCACTTCAGACTGTGCAAACCAAAGTTGGTGTTTTGTGACTTGTATTACCAACAGCACCTGCAGCTTCTGTGAGCTCTGCATTTTGCTATCAATACCAATACAAACCAACACTAGCTGCATTTTTGATGAACCTGCATATCTGCAAATTAAAAAACCAGTAAAACCAGTCACACTGTTAATCTGCAGACTACAGTTGTTTATTTTTGTGCCGACTCTGTACTCTATATCATTTCCTGAATCTGTGTAAATTCTTGCAAAGTTTTTTCCTTCAATCAATACTTCACCTGCAAAGAAGCAAACCTGCTTAAAAATAACAGCTACCCTCCTACTCTCCTCCCAAAGAATTTGAGTATGGAGATAGCAATGGATCACTGCATTCCACTGTATCTTTTCATCATAAGCTGCTGCAAATAGCAGCAACTCATTTAGCCAGATTAAGTAGCATAGTGCAGCATCCAAGTGTTTCAATCCTCTGAATTTCCAATCTGCATGATTTCCAATTAAGACCAATTTAAGGTTTAATTTTTTGCTGTAATTTTATAAACTGCTAAACTCAAGATTTTGTGTGGTCGATAGGAACTTGTAAGTATCATTACTTTTATATAAGAAGTTGCTTATTTGAGCTGGACTTTGTGAAGTTAACTAGTGGACTGGTAGGCTAAAATGCTGCTATATTAGAGTTGCAACAAGAATAATAAGTTCATTTAGCTATTTACTGTTTCTTTTTTAAGGCTTGAGTGTTACTATAACAAAATGGTTAGCTATAATGGTTATGTCAGTGTGAGCTTGCTTATATTGTGCTAGTAAATAACCCGAATAAAGGAGGAGGGTGGTGGTAGCCAACCCGCGTAAAACTTGCGAGATTAAATGGTATCACTTTATCAAAAAGTGGCATTTCCAGTGAGTAAAAAGAAATACTCTTCCACATAAAAAACTCAGATTTTGTACTTCTGTGGAGAAAGATTGTGAACAAGGAACACCTAGTTAGGAAGTTTAATTTATACTACAGAACTGAACCTTTTTAGATCTGTACCACCCCAATTTCCTTGACTTGATTTAAGTGCATCTATGTTCAAAGCTTTGCTTTACCTAAATCCCGACTTCACTGAACGTGTCTagaattttatctttattttttattacTTGTTGCTAAAGGGATCTGGTGATCTTGACTTCAGTTTCTAAGTTTAGCATGAATCTTAATTTTGGTGATTTGCTTGTGATATGTAGGATTAAATGGATAATGGAGATAAAAGTTGGATGAGTCACCTAAGATGGATAGAAGAGTATGTTGATGGAGTGAATTATTTTCTTGATAAGGCATTTGAACGAGCTTCTCAAGGAAATGAGATATTATGTCCTTGCAAGAAGTGCATGAATCGCTATTGGCATTACAGAAATGTGGTGGAGGATCACTTGGTTGTTCATGGTTTTGTTGATAATTATACCAAATGGGTTTTTCATGGAGAAGGGGTTTCATCGAGAAATACACCGCATCCAATAAATGACGATGAAGGTTCTAACTTGCGTGATGACATTGATGGACTACTTCATGATACATTTAGAAATGTAGAGGGTGAGTCAGGGCATGAAGAAGTAGCGCGACACGGTTTATCTGCAGATGCAAAGAAAGTTTTTAAATTATTGGAGGAAGGGAAACAAGAGTTATATCCGGGTTGTGAAAATTTTAATAAATTGAGTTTCACCATTCGGTTGTACTTATTTAAATCATTACATGGTTTGAGTAATGTAGCATTCTCAGACTTGTTAGATTTGATAAGAGAGGCATTTCCCTTTGCTCAGATACCAGAGTCTTTCAATAAGGCTAAACAAGTGATTAAAGATTTGGGTCTTCATTACGAAAAAATACATGCATGCCCTAACGACTACATGTTATTTTGGAAGGACAATGAGAAAGCAGATAACTGCTCTGTCTATGGAACTTCTAGATGGAAGAGTGTTGGTGATGCCTCGACTAATTCACGCTCTAAAATTCCTGCGAAGGTTTTAAGGTACTTCCCCTTAAAGCCTAGGCTGCAGAGGATATTCATGTGTTCTGAAACAGCTGTTGCAATGAGATGGCACGCTAATGAACGACCCAATGATGGAAATTTAAGGCATCCTGCTGATGGGGAAGCATGGAAGGATTTTGATCGTTTGTACCCAGACTTCTCTCGAGATCCTCGTAATGTTAGATTGGGTCTGTCAAGTGATGGTTTCAACCCATTTAGAACCATGAGTATTTCTCATAGCTCGTGGTCTGTTATGTTGATGAACTATAATTTATCACCATGGATTTGCATGAAGCCGGAGTATATTATGTTGTCAATGATCATTCCAGGTCCATCATCTCCAGGAAATGATATAGGTGTGTATCTACAACCACTAAttgcagaattgaaggaactaTGGGaacctgggatagaaacatatgATGCTGAAACCGACCAAACATTCCGAATGCGTGCAGCCTTATTGTGGACAGTTAGTGATTTTCCAGCATTAGCAATGCTTTCAGGATGGAGCACCATGGGAAAATTGGCATGCCCCACTTGTAATTATGACACATGCTCTCAATATCTCAAACATAGTCGTAAGATGTGTTACTTGGGTCATCGTAGATTTTTGCCTTCTGATCATCCATTGCGAAAAGATAAGAAGTCGTTTGATGGTAAGGAGGAGCATAGACCTGCACCTACACCTTTGTCGGGTATAGAAGTGCTTGAAGAGCTTCATGAATTCAACAATGTGTTTggaaagggcaaaaaaaaaaaggcctcgAGATAATAAGGGTCCGTGGAAAAAAAGATCTATTTTTTTTGAATTGCCATATTGGGCACATAACAAATTGAGGCACAATCTTGATGTGATGCACATAGAAAAGAATATATGTGACAGTTTGCTTGGGGCTTTACTGGAGATAGATGGAAAGTCAAATGATCATGTAAATTCTCGCTATGACTTACAAGAAATGGGGATACGAAAGGAGCTACAACCAATAGAAGATAATGATGGAAATGTAAGTTTGGCTCAAGCTTGTTTCTCCATGAAGCCTGAATAGAAAAGGTTGTTTTGCACCGTCTTGAAAAATGCCAAATTACCAAAAGGGTGTGCTTCTAATATATCACATCGTGTGCAAGTGAAGGAGATGAAAATATCAGGGTACAAGAGTCATGATGCTCATTTTATAATGCATTACCTGCTCCAGGTTGCCGTTAGAAAAGTGCTGCCCAAGATTGTTTCATTAACCTTGATTAGATTGGGAAATTTCTTTAGAGTTATATGTAGTAAGGTTATAAGTAGAAGAGATCTTGAGAAATTGGATTCTGAAATTGTTGAAATAATATGTGACCTGGAAAGGATTTTTCATCCAGCATTTTTTGATATAATGCCACATTTACCTATTCATTTAGTGAATGAAATTAGGCTTGGGGGTCCGACTCATCTTCGCTGGATGTATCCCAATGAGAGGCACCTATGTAAGTTGAAGACGTTCGTTCGTAATCGATCTTGTGCAGAAGCATCAATAGCAGAGGGTTTTTTGGCCGAAGAGTGCTTGACCTTTTGTTCAAGATACCTACGCGATGGTGTGAAGACAAGATTCAGTAGGTACGAGATTGAGGATGATGAATGTGCTCAGAATTTGTCACCTATATTCCCTAAGATAGGCCATCCAATTGGAATTGAGAAGAAAAAGGATTCGACTTTTATGATGGATCCACAGTTACGTTATGAGGCACATCGATATGCTTTATTCAACACTGGAGATGAACAAGTTGAAAAGTTTATCGAGTAAGATCAAATACATAACAATTACTTATATTTTAAACTTCATTTATTTCGTTATGATAACGCCTGTTAAGCTCAATTTATAAAGTCCTAAATATTAAATTTCAAATATTCATGATTGCAGGGAACATAAGAATGTAATGAGTAATCATACTAGATCAAACGCACGGGCAAGAGCAATGAATCATAGTCGGGAATTCAGCAGTTGGTTTGAAGAGAAAGTTAAAAATGTTGAAGTACCCGATTATCTAATATGGCTATCTAGAATGCCTAATGTGGTGGGCAAGAGATACACTGCATATTTCATTAATGGATACCGATTTCATACAAAAAGTCGGGATGCCCCACGAAAGACTCAAAATAGTGGAGTGACGCTAGCAGCAACAACAAATAGTTTTGCTAGTTCTAGGGACCAAAATCCCATAGATGGAGAGGTTATTTATTATGGAGTTATTCAAGATATCATTGAGATTGATTATTATGGCCATTTTAGTGTTGTACTGTTTAGATGTGATTGGTTTCATAATGAAGTAGATGAATATGGGTTAACTCGGGTATACTTCAATAAGTTATGCAGTAAAAGATGATCCTTTTGTGTTGGCATCACAAGTTCATCAAGTTTTTTATGTGGCGGATCCAGTTGAGAAAGATGTTTATTATGCAAGGAATAAAGTCCCTGTTGATTTGTATGATCTAGAGAAAGAGAATTGTCCTAATATAGGAGACACATTTTGGAGGGAGCCTAATGATGACACTGGTCCCTCAACTAGATTAGATGACGGTGACGTTAGATGGTCAAGAGAAGATGTGCCCGCTGATGTCGTTGATATTCCATCTAATGCACAACATTCAGAAGATACAATTATGGAAACATCGGAAGAGGAGGATGAGTTCGATGATGCTGATTGGGATTCCATGGAGGAAAATGATTAGACAATAAAGTTCTGAACTCTTTTTATATATGCTCATCAttgtttcattttttattttgagCGTCTGATAAATGCCTTTTttcatacatattttatgatcttttcttgaatttctacAAGAATATCCCTTCTTAATGCAAGCAAATCATATTTCTGTTTGACTGTTAATTTGCCTATTTTGTGTGAACTTTTATCTATTTCTACTTAGATTAATGCCCTGCCTACTTATAGTAGAACTCGAGTTCATAGTCCTAGTTTGTGTCACAATAGTACTAGATAATATAATCCTACTGCCATTCTGATTGATTTCGTTTACAGCACTGACATTCTGCTAACCAATTTTATATTTCATATTCTAAAACTTGCAGAGACTTGAGTAATCATGAATCAAGATGGGAGTTTAAGAAAAAGCAAGAGAGTTAAGAACTCAAACTTCATTCCACCTGGATCAGTTTCATCTTTGCTAAGCCAAAGAGTTTTGAATCACAAGCACAAGCAAAACTCAAAATACATTCCAGAACCTTATGTTAATAAGTCAAATGATAAGCATTACAAGCACAAGCAGAACTCAAACTACATTCCAGCTGGATCTGAAGTGGAACAAGTGCAGCAAGTGTGTCCCGATTCTACTTGTCTTGCAGCACAAACAGTACATGAGCAAGTCTTTTTGGATTCCACCACTCCTGAATCACGAGAAGCACAAGAAAAAGTGCAACAAACCTTACAACTTTCCAGCATTCCTGCATTATAAGCAGTTAATGAACAAATCCAACAAGATCCACATGATTCTACTAATCTTGAAGCAAATGACCAATCTGGCGAAGGAGGCAAGATTTTACAGATTTAAACTACATGCACTTGAAATTAGAATTAGTCTTTAGCTTATAAAATCTGATAGTTGTATTGTCTGGATTTAGTTTTAGAATTAATTTTTATCTTACTAAAAATAGTTCATAAGCAAGCAGGCTCATGTTCTAAAATTACTAAATTTGAAATAGGTCCGGACCAATTGTCTGCATAACTATAAACTGTTTGGTTCATATTATTACAGGCCCTTCcactcaaaaaagaaaaagaggtgGAACACAAATGCAAAGTGTACATGGACGGAGTGAGCGCAAACTGATCGTGCTAAATGAGTTGCACCAACCCATTGGTCCTACTGAAGCAATTGTGAAAGAGTTGGGTAGCTTCCTCGGCACATTGGCAAGGAATGGGACCTTCTGTCCTCTGAATGTGTTTAAATGGAAGAAATTGAAGACACATGATGATATGTGGAACTATACCATGCTTTGAATTTCTCAATGTTCCAATTTTTACTTGAAAATATTTCAGATTTTTTGCACTAACCCAATTGCACCAAATTGTAGGAGAAATATGACATTCCTAAAGTTGCGAAAGAATGGGCTTTGCGAACAATTCAACTTGCTTGGAGAAAGTATAAGAATGGGTTGAAGAAGAAACACTACTATCGCTATGCCAATGACGAAATTCGAATGGCAAAAAGGCCTAAAGAAGTTTCAGAATCTCAATTTAAGGCTCTCCTCGAATATTGGAACTCCGATGCGGCTCAAGTAAGATATAAATCATAGACAACTTTCTTTTCTTTAAATTAGTGCCTTATTCAAAAGCAAAAgatatctgattttttttttgtgatttttgttGTAATGGCCACATAAGCTAAATGATAACATCATCTATAGATCTTACCGTTGATATAATTATGTAAAGTTATACACAAAAGGAATCGCGCATAGCTTGTGGATGATGTGAAGATATGTTATGACAACTTTCAGCTGTTTCGATAAGTTGTTGAGAGTAGCAGGTGTCTCCTTGAAAAAATATTGAGTATGCCATCTTAGTGTATTAATTCTCATTAGATATATGGGGTTATAGCAGTTTGTTGATT
Coding sequences within it:
- the LOC132603700 gene encoding uncharacterized protein LOC132603700, whose protein sequence is MKISGYKSHDAHFIMHYLLQVAVRKVLPKIVSLTLIRLGNFFRVICSKVISRRDLEKLDSEIVEIICDLERIFHPAFFDIMPHLPIHLVNEIRLGGPTHLRWMYPNERHLCKLKTFVRNRSCAEASIAEGFLAEECLTFCSRYLRDGVKTRFSRYEIEDDECAQNLSPIFPKIGHPIGIEKKKDSTFMMDPQLRYEAHRYALFNTGDEQVEKFIEEHKNVMSNHTRSNARARAMNHSREFSSWFEEKVKNVEVPDYLIWLSRMPNVVGKRYTAYFINGYRFHTKSRDAPRKTQNSGVTLAATTNSFASSRDQNPIDGEVIYYGVIQDIIEIDYYGHFSVVLFRCDWFHNEVDEYGLTRVYFNKLCSKR